Proteins encoded together in one bacterium window:
- a CDS encoding NADH-ubiquinone oxidoreductase-F iron-sulfur binding region domain-containing protein: protein MENDIIAKIEKAGLVGRGGAEYPTAAKWQGVKKEAEEKKYVICNASEGELGLFKDLYILKHYPEQVVKGIILALDYLNVKDAFFNLNKKYYRQIKFKLMPIIKSYNQKGYNIQIFSEEPSYIGGEETALLDAIEGKRTEPRLKPPYPSSVGLFGKPTIINNVETLYNVACVNDGIFDNKRFCSLSGKIKNRGVYHLPADWSVEKILKETGNYPDFDFFVQIGGSASGPIYNKEQIKNQKMTGAGGLEVYDKKTEPQKIILRWLEFFQKESCGKCAPCRMGSFQLLNLVRSNKNIPWNELFEILEATKETSFCALGRAISEPIYSYYSNVLAKK, encoded by the coding sequence ATGGAAAACGATATAATAGCTAAAATTGAAAAAGCCGGGCTGGTTGGCCGGGGCGGGGCTGAATATCCGACGGCGGCGAAATGGCAGGGGGTAAAAAAAGAAGCCGAAGAAAAAAAATACGTGATTTGCAACGCCAGCGAAGGAGAGTTGGGCCTGTTTAAGGATTTGTATATTCTGAAACATTACCCGGAGCAGGTGGTCAAAGGAATAATTTTAGCGCTTGATTATTTAAACGTTAAAGACGCGTTTTTTAATTTAAATAAAAAATATTATCGCCAAATTAAATTTAAATTAATGCCGATTATAAAAAGTTATAATCAAAAAGGATACAATATTCAAATTTTTTCCGAAGAACCAAGTTATATCGGCGGCGAGGAAACGGCGTTGCTTGACGCCATTGAAGGCAAGCGGACCGAACCGCGGCTTAAACCGCCGTATCCTTCAAGCGTTGGCTTGTTTGGCAAGCCGACTATAATCAACAACGTTGAAACGCTTTATAATGTCGCTTGCGTTAATGACGGTATTTTCGACAATAAAAGATTTTGTTCGCTGTCCGGTAAAATAAAAAATCGCGGTGTTTATCATTTGCCGGCCGATTGGAGCGTTGAAAAAATATTAAAAGAAACCGGCAATTATCCCGATTTTGATTTTTTTGTCCAGATTGGCGGCAGCGCGTCCGGCCCGATTTATAATAAAGAACAGATAAAAAATCAGAAGATGACCGGCGCCGGCGGATTGGAAGTTTATGACAAAAAAACAGAACCCCAAAAAATAATTTTGCGATGGCTTGAATTTTTTCAGAAAGAAAGCTGCGGCAAGTGCGCGCCTTGCCGGATGGGATCTTTTCAGCTTTTGAATTTGGTCAGGAGCAATAAAAATATTCCCTGGAATGAATTATTTGAAATTTTGGAAGCAACGAAAGAAACTTCTTTTTGCGCCCTTGGCCGCGCAATAAGCGAGCCGATTTATTCATATTATTCAAACGTTTTGGCAAAAAAATAA